CCGCTGGACCTGATCGAACAGCAGGCGCGGGCCGTGCTGGACGATATCGGCGCCGACGCCATCAAGACCGGGATGCTGGGCACGGCCGAGACGGTCGAACGTGTCGCCGCCATCCTGGACACCTCCGACGCCGCCGTGGTCGTCGATCCGGTCATGGTGGCCAAGGGCGGGGCCTCGTTGCTGGCCTCGGATGCGGTTGAGGCGGTCCGGTCGCTGATGATCCCGCGCGCCACCCTCCTGACGCCCAATGCGCCCGAGGCCGAGGCCCTGACCGGGCTGATGGTTTCCGATCTGGACGGCCAGCGCCGCGCAGGCGAGGCCCTGCTGGCCATGGGGGCCAAGGCGGTGCTGATGAAGGGCGGTCATGTCGACGGGCCGACCGTGATCGACCTCCTGATGACCCCGTCGGGCGAGACCCTGCTGGAGGGGCCGCGCATCGACACCACCTCGACCCATGGCACGGGCTGCACCCTGGCCAGCGCCTGCGCCGCCGGTCTGGCGAAAGGCCTGCCGCTGGAGGTCGCGGTCGCCGAGGCCTGGGCCTATGTCGCCGAGGCCATCCGCCGCGCGCCCGGGCTGGGACAGGGCCACGGCCCTCTGGATCACGGCTGGCCGGTGAGGGGACGATGAGCACTCTG
The genomic region above belongs to Brevundimonas goettingensis and contains:
- the thiD gene encoding bifunctional hydroxymethylpyrimidine kinase/phosphomethylpyrimidine kinase, which translates into the protein MTAESITKPGRVLIIAGSDSGGGAGIQADIKAVTMLGAYAATAITAITVQNTLGVSGVFPLPLDLIEQQARAVLDDIGADAIKTGMLGTAETVERVAAILDTSDAAVVVDPVMVAKGGASLLASDAVEAVRSLMIPRATLLTPNAPEAEALTGLMVSDLDGQRRAGEALLAMGAKAVLMKGGHVDGPTVIDLLMTPSGETLLEGPRIDTTSTHGTGCTLASACAAGLAKGLPLEVAVAEAWAYVAEAIRRAPGLGQGHGPLDHGWPVRGR